From Pristiophorus japonicus isolate sPriJap1 chromosome 1, sPriJap1.hap1, whole genome shotgun sequence, a single genomic window includes:
- the LOC139276240 gene encoding RNA-binding protein 12-like, with amino-acid sequence MAVIIRLQGLPVSAGTLDIRHFFSRLTIPDGGVHIIGGEQGEAFIVFATDEDARLALMRSGEILNGSRAKLTLSSRNEMQNTIEMSRKRYTRSSGEPSGSRRSGSSNSGTGGLGSIPSTLAANLVAAMQHGISTWSDIGSSGMNNYGSRNDPMMSGNMSTMALSSPQNHPVTPASSMSAYFGMSSRAMSGSLDKFNGSGSMDPSADSVYNQMRERGASFNPDVYVHLQGMPYSATELQVIEFFHGLQVEEVHLVKNNWGLSNGEGFVRFASAWDATEGLKHHKKYMGQRFVEVYRATEREWLSAITDSLIEDRHSDLNRGNRGRSPHREGKYFHTRTRSRSPRRRRSRSHSPRDQDYCVQLKNMPYGISKKDIRNFFDALNVADDQIYLVYVNGRNVKEAFVKFKNSAEHRKALKYHKQCIRHRAVYVYPIAKKNMFELVDSVKNQKSRERSPYKIEEKRYQSREDHSSSRLYIYVRNLPFDISKSEVYKFFEGFGVADYGIHILVDDNGIGLGEALVKFKSEDDVLRAECLYGKKLGGREVLLKLVTPEEVLELGIGSVHERTIGQKEHDYFGSYGSGGDHSLSLDMHELAEPFFEHPGSLGSVSMQGPRYGHEEGLYGGFDAGNSNFGGYSGGGSGYDSGYRGNMGVSSGMAVVKAFNLPFKISVDEILDFFYGYRVVPESVSVRYNDKGLPAGDAVITFETVDEAMAAVRELNEKPIGKRNVKLSLL; translated from the coding sequence ATGGCTGTGATCATCCGCTTGCAGGGGCTCCCAGTTTCTGCAGGAACCTTGGATATTCGTCACTTCTTCTCTAGATTAACCATTCCTGATGGAGGGGTGCACATTATTGGTGGTGAACAGGGAGAGGCATTCATTGTATTTGCCACAGATGAAGATGCACGGCTTGCTTTGATGAGGTCGGGTGAAATTCTTAATGGGAGCAGAGCAAAGCTAACACTAAGTAGCAGAAATGAAATGCAGAATACAATTGAAATGAGTCGTAAGCGATATACACGCTCGAGTGGAGAACCGTCCGGTTCTAGAAGGTCAGGATCCAGCAATTCTGGCACAGGTGGGTTAGGTAGCATACCTTCTACACTAGCTGCAAACTTAGTTGCAGCTATGCAACATGGAATAAGTACATGGAGTGACATTGGAAGTTCCGGTATGAACAACTATGGCTCTCGCAACGATCCCATGATGAGTGGTAATATGTCCACAATGGCTTTATCTTCTCCACAGAACCATCCAGTTACTCCTGCTTCCTCCATGTCTGCATACTTTGGAATGTCTTCTAGAGCAATGAGTGGTAGCTTGGATAAATTTAATGGCTCTGGGTCAATGGATCCCTCTGCTGATTCAGTTTACAATCAAATGAGAGAACGAGGAGCATCTTTTAATCCTGATGTTTACGTGCACCTGCAAGGCATGCCGTATTCTGCAACAGAGCTTCAAGTAATTGAATTCTTCCACGGTTTACAAGTTGAAGAAGTTCATCTAGTAAAGAATAATTGGGGTCTGAGTAATGGAGAGGGTTTTGTTCGGTTTGCCAGTGCTTGGGATGCAACTGAAGGACTAAAACATCACAAAAAATACATGGGGCAGAGATTTGTAGAAGTGTATCGAGCTACAGAGCGGGAGTGGCTTTCCGCGATAACTGATTCGTTGATAGAAGATAGGCATTCAGATCTAAACCGAGGAAATCGTGGCCGCTCCCCACATCGTGAAGGAAAATATTTCCATACTCGAACTCGATCAAGATCACCTCGAAGGCGCAGATCGCGATCTCATTCCCCTCGTGATCAAGATTATTGTGTGCAGCTGAAAAATATGCCCTATGGCATCTCAAAAAAAGATATACGGAATTTCTTTGATGCGCTGAACGTAGCAGATGACCAGATTTACCTTGTATATGTCAATGGTAGAAATGTAAAGGAAGCTTTTGTGAAATTTAAAAACTCTGCCGAGCATCGTAAAGCTCTAAAGTACCATAAGCAATGCATCAGACACCGTGCAGTTTATGTTTATCCCATTGCTAAAAAAAACATGTTCGAGTTGGTGGACTCTGTCAAGAACCAAAAATCGAGAGAAAGATCTCCCTATAAAATTGAAGAAAAAAGATACCAGTCAAGAGAAGATCATTCCTCATCAAGATTATATATTTATGTTCGTAACCTTCCATTTGATATCTCCAAATCTGAGGTCTATAAATTCTTTGAGGGATTTGGTGTGGCTGATTATGGGATCCACATACTTGTTGATGATAATGGCATTGGACTAGGAGAGGCTCTGGTCAAGTTCAAATCTGAGGATGACGTACTAAGGGCTGAGTGCTTGTATGGTAAAAAGCTTGGAGGAAGAGAAGTTTTGCTAAAACTGGTTACTCCAGAAGAGGTGCTTGAACTTGGTATTGGTTCTGTGCATGAAAGAACCATAGGTCAAAAGGAGCATGACTATTTTGGTTCATATGGTAGTGGTGGTGATCACTCATTATCTCTTGATATGCATGAATTAGCTGAGCCTTTCTTTGAACATCCTGGTAGTTTGGGTTCTGTATCCATGCAAGGACCAAGGTATGGCCATGAAGAAGGACTTTATGGAGGATTTGACGCTGGAAACAGCAATTTTGGAGGCTACAGTGGAGGTGGATCTGGATATGATTCGGGCTACCGAGGTAATATGGGAGTGTCCAGTGGCATGGCTGTTGTGAAGGCTTTCAACCTGCCTTTCAAAATCTCCGTTGATGAAATACTGGACTTCTTCTATGGCTATCGTGTTGTTCCAGAGTCTGTCAGTGTGCGGTACAATGACAAGGGGCTACCGGCAGGCGATGCTGTAATTACATTTGAAACAGTTGATGAAGCAATGGCTGCTGTTCGGGAACTGAATGAGAAACCGATTGGAAAAAGAAATGTCAAACTCAGTTTGTTATAA